A window from Clupea harengus chromosome 14, Ch_v2.0.2, whole genome shotgun sequence encodes these proteins:
- the LOC116223513 gene encoding G-protein coupled receptor family C group 6 member A-like — MWTDGIAITMAVFVGLGVILLILVAALFAVHRNTPIVKAAGGNLSFLAMLSLLACFCSVAVGLSEPTEVTCKISTPLFLMAFTICIACILANLLQIYVGFRFHVKLDKTLKRFNKPAMIVSVCAGVQGVVCALWLTLYPPHKVISYHHETKIIITCHYGSWTLSLVMYIYVGFLSLVCFIFAYKGRRLPDLYKNARYVTVSIVFLCHFAPKCYIIVFKRDMNNENAITEYIRNHYQKQTITVVSS, encoded by the exons ATGTGGACTGATGGCATTGCCATCACCATGGCCGTGTTTGTTGGCCTGGGGGTCATCCTTCTCATCCTAGTGGCTGCACTGTTTGCCGTGCACAGAAACACCCCCATCGTTAAAGCCGCTGGAGGCAACCTGAGCTTCCTGGCCATGCTGTCTCTGTTGGCCTGCTTCTGCAGTGTGGCTGTGGGCCTCAGTGAACCCACAGAGGTGACCTGCAAGATCAGCACGCCTCTCTTCCTCATGGCTTTCACCATTTGCATTGCTTGCATCCTGGCAAACCTGCTCCAGATCTACGTGGGCTTCCGTTTCCACGTGAAGCTGGACAAAACACTCAAACGCTTCAACAAGCCTGCTATGATCGTCAGCGTTTGCGCCGGGGTTCAGGGAGTGGTGTGTGCGTTGTGGTTAACCCTTTACCCCCCTCACAAGGTGATCTCCTATCACCATGAAACCAAAATCATAATTACATGTCACTATGGGTCCTGGACACTGTCTCTAGTCATGTATATCTATGTCGGCTTCCTTTCCCTTGTATGCTTTATATTTGCTTACAAAGGAAGGCGACTCCCAGACCTGTATAAGAACGCTCGATATGTCACCGTTAGCAT TGTCTTCCTCTGCCACTTTGCCCCAAAATGCTACATCATAGTGTTTAAGAGGGACATGAACAATGAGAATGCCATAACAGAGTACATACGTAACCATTACCAAAAACAGACCATAACGGTTGTAAGCTCCTAA